The genomic stretch AAAGACAAGCGCTACCTGCAAGCATTCTTTAGTACGGCAAGGCAACAGAGTAAGAGTCACCTTGATGGTATTGAGGTCGTTTAACGATAACCATCATCAGCTAGCTCCTCTTACACCAAGCACAAGAGACAACCGTCAGAAACAAAAAAAGTCACAGATAATCTGTGACTTTTTAGTTTCAGTACCGATAATTTTCGATATCTGTTGATTCGCGAAAAATAGACTATCTTGCGTAAGATTTAAACTGGTTAGTCAGTGGGTCGTATTGATAGCCAAGCATATCCAGCTTACCGACGACACTTTCTATATCCATCTCATACATGCTAATGAGCTCTTCAAAACTGTCGCACTCTAAGCGCAGTTTCTCGTTCACGATTCCCAGCAAGATAATGCTATCCAGACTTTTGACGTTGCTTAAATCCATCTCGTACTCCTTACGAACACACTAACTAGAATTAAGTTTAGAACGCTTACCAAGGTCACGCTAAAAAACAGATCACACTTCTTAAATCAGATACGTGGTTACCATACCCAAAGTTACATTGCCCAAACTGGCGTTAAACCAACAGCGGCCGCTAATAACATCAGCAATGAAACTGTCAGTTGAAGCTTTTCAGGTGTCTTAACAAACAATAGATGCCAACACCACACTACGATAGAAGAGATCAACAAAGCGAAGCTAAATAGTAACGTGGAAATTACTGGCTCTAACTGAGCTTCAGAGAGTGAGTAAACGTTCACGACTGTCGCCAGTACCACCAGCATCCCCGTCAATACACCCACCACAGGCAAAACACGGTGGAATGCTTGCAAACGCGTTCTTGCGATCGTCAGCAGTAAATGGCCAAACGCAGCGCCTAACAATACCACCAACAGCAGAGTTGTAATGATGCCGACTGTGGTTGCTTGCTCAGTCGCTTGAATAGCAACGTACGACA from Vibrio pomeroyi encodes the following:
- a CDS encoding DUF4250 domain-containing protein; its protein translation is MDLSNVKSLDSIILLGIVNEKLRLECDSFEELISMYEMDIESVVGKLDMLGYQYDPLTNQFKSYAR